From Riemerella anatipestifer ATCC 11845 = DSM 15868, a single genomic window includes:
- a CDS encoding translocation/assembly module TamB domain-containing protein, which yields MANLNNNNDNKKDNPISNKINEAEQHIEKKVQETKEFLKDAIENPKETAEEFAKQATKDVTSYSWWAKLLLVLFWTILSLFAIGFIAINLPVTKNWLTKKVVNKLNQDLNTQIAFEKIDLNYFGDVTLHKVTVKDHRGYHFIKAKELYADSDWFSILANSRHIKFQSLSIKNLDMKVITYKGDSIPNFIRFVELFDNGKKPDPNRPPFQLKTRIIIKDSKLSIVNQNHTGDAGRWLDAENLNLIIPELKVKGPEVSAKVNQLRMTTKRWGKKHFLDTFSTDFSLTKEALFLDDLLINTNHSLLHGSLKFNLNNGTWADFGNKVKWDMQLKKGSQISGYDISYFVKDWDNYKPINTSGNMTGVLNNFTLNQFSIGDNDSKIVSSSIKVAKILDKSFSVETNSISTDLTYKGLKSLFPSFISKKMGNVADDFGRIKYNGMLKANPEQITLRGNLISGVGQAKIDRFTLREYSKVPKYNGLLEVTNLNVATITKNPQVGLISGRFDLDGESFDINQMKLRTKSNIRRIELLDKTLNNLVLDGYLNKKRYEGIVNINDENAQANVKGIFDFSTPRLYANVTADINHLNASYFSGSPERQILSGYVDAEVSMKDINDMQLNAHLRDVKVLSKDQKIDLPTGDVKAYFEDGKRIVSVNAPNVVEGKVAGKFNLGDIGGMVQNSISKLLVTNQPKRLYRGQYLDLDFKISQGLINFFEPNLRVSNILSVSGSYDGNSNDLLLNADTSYLKYIIGKKETEKVNQILAETDVKYNIKSPAKKDSIMIDGLALKIDTKSREDNFSLEMNRAEYNKNILKNASIIGKNPDGEHLHLAIRFLHGTDKDEKEDAMKSYAVNLNQTTNVNGDYIIRFEPTEVKLNSFVWNVDTSPELNHSITYRKKTGFIDIENLKFYSDDSEVLVNGTYKDAKNINANIDVKNVNLSKVLALKEGSSDLNIKGNANGTIKLAILKNNIEPIVDLKVDGFSIHDKNLGDLLINAEKTERPNIFDVDLKVTSSDIFGNDKLRIFGKVDNNTPSPSLDLTADLNKFDLAFVQEFVKAVFSNFRGNASGQLKINGTVDNINYNGDIALSKFGFKLNFSGVDYYFDDTVIPLSKGFAVLNNIGISDGRNNSKGSVSGAIQFDDIASMGLNLIIRTDNLMLLNTTQRDFDVFWGRVYGTGDIFVDGAVTALNINAKTKVLNNSVFTLNSNSATSVDEFKMLRFVERNEDGVLSVSKREKSGANMNIELALDVDRGSTVNVLVGDDIGDISVRGTAENLRFRMNRSGQMSMNGTYVVDNGTYVSKAVLERSFQIAKGSSISWDNNVMNPALNISANYYRTVTNLGEYLNTGKLPPVNVMLETKITQSLSNPDIQFDIKTPDVSSQIKEALAFRMSTPDEKIIQFGSILALNNFNVANTGGLTFDVGSTVTSQGYALLMKQLGAVLNTISNQFQIDLDYIRGDQATNTADRASGRLSFTLSPRVNIKTGLGVPIARNQNAEANNFLSGEGIIEYDWSKSNDGSRILRAYSKPSNISNIVGQNAGANQSWGGGVVYSKSFNRFFSRKKKDSFKAKETTDSTKTK from the coding sequence ATGGCAAATTTAAATAATAATAACGATAACAAAAAAGATAATCCTATTTCTAACAAAATAAATGAGGCGGAACAACACATAGAAAAGAAAGTACAAGAAACCAAAGAGTTTTTAAAGGACGCTATAGAAAACCCTAAAGAAACCGCTGAAGAATTTGCAAAACAAGCCACTAAAGATGTGACTAGCTACTCTTGGTGGGCTAAACTTTTGTTGGTACTTTTTTGGACAATTTTATCTTTATTTGCCATTGGATTTATTGCCATCAATCTACCCGTTACTAAAAATTGGCTTACCAAAAAAGTGGTAAACAAACTCAACCAAGACCTTAATACCCAGATAGCCTTTGAAAAAATAGACCTTAATTATTTTGGAGATGTTACGCTACATAAAGTAACTGTAAAGGACCACAGAGGCTACCATTTTATTAAGGCTAAAGAGTTGTATGCAGATTCTGATTGGTTTTCCATTTTAGCAAATTCTAGACATATCAAGTTCCAATCACTATCTATCAAAAACTTGGATATGAAAGTGATTACCTACAAAGGTGATAGCATACCTAATTTTATCCGTTTTGTAGAGCTTTTCGATAATGGTAAAAAACCAGACCCCAACAGACCTCCATTTCAACTTAAAACTCGTATAATTATTAAAGATTCTAAACTTTCTATCGTCAATCAAAATCATACAGGAGACGCGGGAAGATGGCTAGATGCCGAAAATTTAAACTTGATAATTCCAGAGTTAAAAGTTAAAGGTCCAGAAGTTAGTGCTAAAGTAAATCAACTTAGAATGACAACTAAAAGATGGGGCAAAAAGCACTTTTTGGATACTTTCTCTACGGATTTTTCTCTAACCAAAGAGGCTCTTTTCTTAGACGATTTGCTCATCAATACTAACCATAGCTTACTACACGGAAGTTTAAAATTTAATCTTAACAATGGTACTTGGGCAGACTTTGGCAACAAGGTAAAATGGGATATGCAACTTAAAAAAGGTAGCCAAATAAGTGGCTATGACATCAGTTACTTTGTAAAAGATTGGGATAACTACAAGCCCATCAATACTTCAGGAAATATGACTGGTGTACTTAATAACTTTACTCTAAACCAATTTTCCATAGGTGATAATGATTCTAAAATAGTTTCATCATCTATAAAGGTTGCCAAAATACTAGATAAAAGTTTCTCCGTAGAAACCAATAGTATCTCTACAGACCTTACTTATAAAGGGCTGAAAAGCTTGTTCCCTAGCTTTATTTCAAAAAAAATGGGTAATGTGGCTGATGATTTTGGTAGAATAAAGTACAACGGTATGCTAAAAGCCAACCCTGAACAAATTACTTTAAGAGGAAATTTAATTTCAGGTGTTGGACAGGCAAAAATAGACCGTTTTACTCTAAGAGAGTATAGTAAAGTTCCTAAGTATAATGGCTTATTAGAAGTTACTAATCTGAATGTAGCCACCATTACCAAAAATCCACAGGTTGGGCTCATTTCTGGTCGATTTGATTTAGATGGAGAAAGCTTTGATATCAATCAAATGAAACTCAGAACTAAGTCTAACATCAGGCGTATAGAGCTGTTAGATAAAACCCTCAATAATCTAGTTTTAGACGGATATCTTAACAAAAAACGCTACGAAGGTATTGTAAACATAAATGATGAAAATGCCCAAGCAAATGTTAAAGGTATTTTTGATTTTAGTACTCCTAGATTATATGCCAATGTAACAGCAGATATCAACCATTTGAACGCCAGCTACTTCTCTGGAAGCCCTGAAAGACAAATCTTAAGTGGATATGTAGATGCAGAAGTATCTATGAAGGACATTAACGATATGCAACTAAACGCTCATCTTAGAGATGTTAAAGTTTTATCCAAAGACCAAAAAATAGATCTTCCAACAGGAGATGTTAAAGCTTATTTTGAGGACGGAAAAAGAATTGTATCCGTAAACGCACCTAATGTAGTAGAAGGTAAAGTTGCAGGAAAATTCAATCTGGGAGATATAGGTGGTATGGTACAAAATAGTATAAGTAAACTACTGGTTACCAATCAACCTAAACGCCTATATAGAGGGCAATATTTAGATTTAGACTTCAAAATTTCACAAGGACTTATCAACTTTTTTGAACCGAATTTGAGAGTAAGTAACATACTCTCTGTATCTGGAAGTTATGACGGCAATAGTAATGATTTACTATTAAATGCAGATACTAGCTATTTAAAATATATCATTGGTAAAAAAGAAACCGAAAAGGTAAACCAAATTTTAGCAGAAACAGATGTTAAGTATAATATAAAATCTCCTGCTAAAAAGGATAGCATCATGATTGATGGACTAGCACTTAAAATAGATACCAAAAGTAGAGAAGATAATTTCTCTTTGGAAATGAACCGTGCTGAATACAATAAAAATATCCTTAAAAACGCTAGTATTATAGGCAAAAATCCTGATGGAGAACATCTCCACCTTGCCATAAGGTTTTTACATGGCACCGATAAAGATGAGAAGGAAGACGCTATGAAATCTTACGCGGTTAATCTTAATCAAACCACTAATGTAAACGGTGATTATATTATAAGATTTGAGCCTACTGAGGTTAAACTCAATAGTTTTGTATGGAATGTAGACACTTCGCCAGAGCTTAATCACTCTATTACCTACAGAAAAAAAACAGGATTTATAGACATTGAAAATCTAAAATTTTATTCTGACGACAGTGAAGTTTTAGTTAATGGCACTTATAAAGATGCTAAAAACATCAATGCCAATATTGATGTTAAGAATGTTAATCTCTCTAAAGTATTAGCCTTAAAAGAAGGTAGTTCCGACTTAAATATTAAAGGTAATGCTAACGGAACCATAAAACTAGCTATCCTCAAAAATAACATAGAACCTATTGTAGATTTAAAAGTAGATGGTTTCTCTATACATGATAAAAACTTAGGAGATTTACTCATCAATGCAGAGAAAACCGAGCGTCCAAATATTTTTGATGTAGATCTTAAAGTAACTTCTTCAGATATTTTTGGTAATGATAAGCTCAGAATCTTTGGGAAAGTAGATAACAATACGCCTTCTCCTAGCCTAGACCTTACCGCTGACTTAAATAAATTTGATTTAGCATTTGTACAAGAATTTGTGAAAGCTGTATTTAGCAACTTTAGAGGTAATGCTAGTGGGCAACTTAAGATAAATGGTACTGTAGACAACATCAACTATAATGGAGATATAGCCCTATCTAAATTTGGGTTTAAACTCAATTTCTCAGGAGTAGATTATTATTTTGATGACACTGTTATTCCTTTATCAAAAGGGTTTGCTGTTCTTAATAATATTGGGATAAGCGATGGAAGAAATAACTCTAAAGGTAGTGTTTCCGGGGCAATTCAGTTTGACGACATTGCCTCTATGGGGCTCAACCTCATTATTAGAACGGATAACTTAATGCTTCTTAATACCACTCAAAGAGATTTTGATGTATTTTGGGGGAGAGTTTATGGTACAGGAGATATATTTGTAGATGGTGCTGTTACCGCTCTTAATATCAATGCAAAAACAAAAGTTCTTAACAATAGTGTATTTACACTTAATAGTAATTCAGCGACTTCGGTAGATGAATTTAAAATGCTTCGCTTTGTAGAACGAAATGAAGACGGTGTACTTAGCGTTAGTAAGCGAGAAAAATCTGGAGCGAATATGAATATAGAATTAGCTCTTGATGTGGACCGAGGTTCTACTGTAAATGTATTGGTAGGCGATGATATAGGTGATATTAGCGTGAGAGGAACCGCTGAGAACTTGAGGTTTAGAATGAATAGAAGCGGACAAATGTCTATGAACGGAACCTATGTGGTAGATAACGGAACTTATGTTTCAAAAGCAGTACTAGAACGCTCTTTCCAAATAGCAAAGGGAAGTAGCATTTCTTGGGATAATAATGTGATGAATCCAGCACTCAATATTTCGGCTAACTATTACAGAACCGTAACCAACTTGGGAGAATACCTTAACACTGGAAAGCTTCCTCCCGTAAATGTAATGCTAGAAACTAAAATCACACAATCATTGTCTAACCCTGATATTCAGTTTGATATAAAGACACCTGATGTTTCTAGTCAGATTAAAGAAGCTCTTGCTTTTAGAATGAGTACCCCAGATGAAAAAATCATTCAGTTCGGTTCTATTCTAGCACTTAACAATTTCAATGTAGCTAACACAGGAGGTCTTACATTTGATGTAGGAAGTACTGTAACTTCCCAAGGATACGCTCTTCTAATGAAGCAGCTTGGTGCGGTACTTAATACCATTAGTAATCAGTTCCAAATAGATTTGGATTATATCCGCGGAGATCAAGCTACCAATACCGCTGATAGAGCTTCTGGTAGATTAAGCTTTACCCTTTCTCCTAGAGTTAATATTAAAACAGGATTAGGTGTTCCTATCGCAAGAAACCAAAACGCAGAAGCAAATAATTTTCTTTCTGGAGAAGGAATTATAGAGTATGATTGGTCTAAAAGTAATGATGGTAGTCGTATCTTAAGAGCCTACTCTAAACCTTCTAATATTTCTAATATTGTGGGACAAAACGCAGGAGCTAACCAATCTTGGGGAGGCGGTGTGGTTTATAGTAAAAGTTTCAATCGTTTCTTCAGTAGAAAGAAAAAAGATAGTTTCAAAGCTAAGGAAACTACGGACAGTACTAAGACAAAATAA
- the tsaD gene encoding tRNA (adenosine(37)-N6)-threonylcarbamoyltransferase complex transferase subunit TsaD: protein MKQSIILGIESSCDDTSAAIISGRKILSNVAATQAIHNEYGGVVPELASRAHQQNIIPVVEQSIQKANIQQNEICAIGFTRGPGLLGSLLVGTSFAKSLAMSLEVPLIEVNHLQAHILAHFIEDANPNPPKFPFLCLTVSGGHTMIVLVKDYFDMEIIGKTIDDAAGEAFDKIGKIFDLDYPAGPIIDKKSQNGNPDAFAFNKPKLEGYDYSFSGIKTSVLYFIQKELKKNPQFIAENIDDLCASVQKNIIEILMTKLEKAASDLGIKEIAIAGGVSANSALRRAMRENELKLGWNIYIPKFEYTTDNAAMIAMVAQLKYERGEFANLSTTATARYELNAK, encoded by the coding sequence ATGAAACAATCTATTATCTTAGGTATAGAATCCTCTTGTGATGATACTTCCGCAGCTATTATTTCTGGTAGAAAAATTCTTTCCAATGTAGCTGCCACTCAAGCTATTCATAATGAATATGGTGGCGTAGTGCCAGAGCTAGCCTCTAGGGCACATCAGCAAAATATCATTCCTGTGGTAGAGCAATCTATACAAAAAGCAAATATACAACAAAATGAGATTTGTGCCATAGGTTTTACGAGAGGTCCTGGACTTTTAGGCTCTTTACTAGTAGGGACTTCCTTTGCGAAGTCTTTAGCGATGAGTTTGGAAGTTCCACTGATAGAGGTTAATCACCTTCAGGCTCATATTTTGGCTCATTTTATAGAAGATGCCAATCCTAATCCGCCCAAATTTCCTTTTTTATGCCTCACGGTGAGTGGTGGGCATACGATGATTGTCTTGGTTAAAGACTATTTTGATATGGAAATTATTGGGAAAACTATAGACGATGCTGCAGGAGAAGCATTTGATAAGATAGGAAAAATATTTGATTTAGATTATCCTGCTGGACCTATCATAGATAAGAAATCTCAAAATGGAAATCCTGATGCATTTGCATTTAATAAGCCTAAATTAGAGGGCTACGACTATTCTTTTAGCGGAATTAAAACTTCGGTGCTGTACTTTATACAAAAAGAATTAAAGAAAAATCCTCAATTTATTGCTGAAAATATAGATGATTTGTGTGCATCTGTTCAGAAAAATATTATTGAAATATTGATGACGAAACTAGAGAAAGCGGCTAGTGATTTAGGCATTAAAGAAATAGCGATAGCTGGTGGCGTTTCGGCTAACTCTGCCTTGAGACGGGCTATGAGAGAAAACGAACTAAAGTTAGGTTGGAATATCTATATTCCTAAATTTGAATACACTACGGATAATGCCGCAATGATAGCAATGGTAGCCCAACTAAAATACGAAAGAGGAGAGTTTGCCAACCTTTCTACAACGGCTACCGCAAGATATGAGTTAAATGCAAAGTAA